TGCGAGCATCTCTGCGCCCAGCCGCGCCGAAATCTTGCCATGATAAACCAGCGGATCGTCCCGGTAAGCCCTCACAACGGCAAGATCCCTGCTTACCGCTGCCTCTTCCAGTTTGAGAATTCCGGTGCGGGGCAACAGAGTGGACAGAATTTTTCCGGCGAAGATCGTTAAGGGCGATATGTTGTCGGGAACCTTGACGCCGGGGCCCGAGAGCACGGCGCCCTGCAGTTCGTGCTGATGGGAAAGCAGGTGCAGCGAAACGATCAACCCGCCCATGCTGTGGCCGACAAGAAAAAGCGGTTTGCCTTTTTGCAATCTGCCGATCATTTGTGAAAATTCGGCAAGCGTGTCTGTGTAATCCGTAAATTTGTCTATATGGCCCCGCAGACCGGCGGAACGACCGTGTCCGGGGTGATCGGCGGCATAAACGGCATAACCAGGCAAAACAAAGCGATTGACTATATTCGTATAGCGGCCGCTGTGCTCGGCAAGTCCGTGAACCACGAGCAGCACGGCTTTTATTTGCCCTTCAGGAAGCCAGGATTGATAGTGGATTTGACGATTGCCGCTGTCCTTGAAAGAACTTTCCTGATGTTTCATCGTCTCGCCTCCGGTTGATTTTTTTTGATTTTGAACGGCAACGACTCAATGGTCGTCAAAATAAACCGGAACGGCGGCAATTGCAAGCAGGGAAATTTTCCTGTTAAAAATATATTGACTATAACAACCTCCTATACTAATGAACTCAGTCTTGTTTTTGGTGAGGAAGGGGAGGCTTGGAAGAGAAAAAACTATATATTCAGACATTGGGATGCCAGATGAATGTGCAGGATGCGCAGAAGA
Above is a window of Syntrophobacterales bacterium DNA encoding:
- a CDS encoding lysophospholipase → MKHQESSFKDSGNRQIHYQSWLPEGQIKAVLLVVHGLAEHSGRYTNIVNRFVLPGYAVYAADHPGHGRSAGLRGHIDKFTDYTDTLAEFSQMIGRLQKGKPLFLVGHSMGGLIVSLHLLSHQHELQGAVLSGPGVKVPDNISPLTIFAGKILSTLLPRTGILKLEEAAVSRDLAVVRAYRDDPLVYHGKISARLGAEMLAAMKRIEADASRITLPILILQGTADRLVPPSGAQMLYDRVSSADKKLIFYDGLYHEIFNEPEHDRVLSDMEAWLAAHL